TGAATGGAAGCGGTATGACGGACGACGGGTAGTTCTCGAACGAACGCGTTAATATCGACCACACAACATATACGGGCTATGCCGCCAACCTATCCGCGATTGTCGTCCCATCTCGAGCAGACGAACACCGATGGATATCTGATCGAGGCTGACGGCGACGACAGCAATCAGTACTACCTGTCGGGATACCACGCACCGGACGACTTCGTTACGCTGTACGCCGACGGCGACGTTTCGCTGCTCGTTTCGGGACTCGAATACACGCGAGCGAAGGCAGACAGCGACACCGACGCGGTCAGACAGCTTTCTGAATTCGACTACTGGGAAAAAGCCGAGAAGATGGATCCGCGAAACGCCAGAAAGCTCGTGACGGCAGACTTTCTCGCGGACGCCGGCATCGAGTCGGTTACTGTTCCCGCCTCGTTTCCAACCAGCACCGCCGACGTGCTGCGCGATCAGGGCATTGACGTCGTATGGGACGAGGAGTACGTCCTTACGGCGGTCCGTGCAGTCAAAAGCGAACGCGAGATAGCACACATCGAGGAGACACAACGAGCCAACGAGGAGGCGATGGCCGTCGCCGAGGATCTTCTTGAGCGCGCAGCGGTCGAAGACGGCGTGTTACACCTCGACAACGAGGTGCTCACGAGCGAGGCGGTGCGCGAACGGATCGAAATCGCACTACTGGAGCAGGAGTGTGGGATGAGCGACTGCATCGTCGCATCCGGAGCAGCGGCGGCTCGGGGCCACGATTCGGGGTCCGGACCGCTGGAAGCGAACGCGCCGATCATCATCGACATCTTCCCTCGACACAAACGGACGAGATACTTCGCGGATATGACGCGGACGTTCGTGAAGGGCGAACCCAGCGATCGCATCGAGGAGTGGTACGAACTCGCTCACGAGGCGTACGAGGCGGCGCTTGCCACCCTGCAAGCGGGTGTCTCTGGAGAGGCGGTTGACGACGCCGTGTGTGACGTGTTCGAAGCAGAGGGCTATCCGACGCTTCGAACCGATAGGTCCACTACGGACGGCTTCAACCACAGCACCGGCCACGGCGTCGGACTTGACGTGCACGAAGCGCCCCATCTCGCACAGCAAGGTGAGGAACTCGAAGCCGGGCACGTCGTCACGGTCGAGCCGGGACTGTACGAGCAAGGAACGGGCGGTGTCCGAATCGAGGATCTCCTCGTCGTGACCGACGACGGGTATGAGAATCTGACGGAGTATCCGACGGATCTGCGGGTCGTGTAGCTGTCGATTGAACTGTTTACTCGACCGTTCGTGCACTATGTATTACGAGTAAGCTTGTACTGTCGAGTATGTCAACCGAAGAAACGACGGTCAGCGATCGTAGGATGGTTACGATCCCGGCGTCATTCTGTCAACGGCTCGACATCGAGCCCGGCGATAAGCTTCGTTGGGACATCGATGAGGAGGGATCCCTGAAGGTCGCAGTCGTCAAGCAGCGGTACGGTGCGTTCGACGACTTCGAGCCGGTTCCGATGGGTGGCGGCGGTGGTGAGACCCACGATCTCGCTGGTTACGAGGAGACGGCGTTTTCGGAGGATGCGTGATGGTAGTTGCAGCCGTGGATACCGGCGTTCTCATCGGAATGGCCGATTCCGACGACCACCGCCACGACGTTGCACGGGAGATCACCCGCGGGATTGACCACGGCGACCTCCCGACCGGGCGGGTGACGAACTATGTCGTTCTCGAAACCTTGAACTGGATACACGCCCGCCAGCACCACGAGACGGCCGTCGAGACGTACGAACGGCTCCATGAGTCCGCTGGATTCGAGATCGTCCACGCGGCACAGAAGGATTTTACCCGGGCCGTCGAACTGTTCGAGACCTACGATAGCCTTGCGTTCGGGGACGCGACGATCACGGCGTACATGGAGCGTGAAGAGATCGAATATCTCTACTCGTTCGACGACGATTTCGACGCGATTGAGGATCTTACCCGTCTCGAGACGCCCGGCGATCCCCTCTGAGACCCCTTCTGTACGATATAATCGCTGTTAACCGATTACCGCATCGGACTCTTTCCTCCTGATAATCATGATTGTCTATATAGAAATCTTCATACCTTATATTTGGAAGTTTATGTCATAACGGGGTAATGGTCGGATCGGCCTAGGAACCGCCTCGGATCAATCCGTTGTGGTAGTCGGCTATGAGCTGCGTGAGGAGGGTGGGTCGGGGATCGTCGGAGAGATCGACGCCGATCTCGGATAGGGAACAATGGATCTCTATCGTACGCAACAGAAGTGCAGTGATGAATTTGAAATGCATCACTTTTGACTACCGTGAGCGTGCCATTTCCGTTACGGTACGCTCATCGACTGAAGCAGCCACGAGACGTTGACCGTGGATCGGCAACCGTACTGAGAATAGGACCGCTTAGCCACACTCTTCACAACACCACACCGTTCTCGTGAACCGAAATCAAAACGACCGACAGATGCTGTTCCCCGAAACGATCGAGACCGAGCGGCTCCGCCTCGACCGGCTTTCCCACGCTGTCGACGTGATCGAGTATTACGAGTGCTGTTCACACCACGAGCCGGGGATCGAGGAGATCACGCGGTATCTGCCGTGGAATCCCCATGAGACGGTGAAAGACACCCACGACTACCTCGCTTCCATGGAAGAAGAATGGAACGAAGGGACCCGTGCAGAGTACGTAATTCGTCCGAAAGACGGCGAGGATGGAGCAGGTCAGATCGCGGGGAGTGCGGGCCTGTTGTGCCGGTGGGAGCAGGATCTCGGACTGCCGGCGATCTGGCTCCGGAAACGATTCTGGGGACGTGGCTACTCCGGCGAGCGCGCCGACGCCCTCCTCGAACTCGCCTTTGACCGGCTAGATCTCGGCGTGGTGGCGATCCCACTGCACAGTGATAACGAGAACTCCTACCGAGCCGTCGAGAAATACGTCAACCGACATGGCGGCCGGTACGAAGGGCTGTTGCGCAACCACGCCAGCCGGTACGACGAACCTGCCGATCACCACCGGTTTTCGATCAGTCAGACGGAATACGAAGCTCACCACGACGGCTGAGATCGGCGTTCACTCGTTCACGTAGTGGAACCACTCGTCGTGGTCGTCCACACGGCGTTCGACCAGATCGAAAAACGCCGACTGGAGATCCTCGGTGACCGGTCCACGCGTTCCCGTACCGATCTGTGTGTCGTCGACCGTCCGGATCGGTGTGACCTCCGCGGCGCTCCCGGTGAAAAACAGCTCATCAGCGGTGTACAGCTCGCCCCGGCTGATCGCCGCGTTGTGGTGGACCGTGTACCCGCGCTCGCGTGCGAGCGTGATAACCGTCTGTCGGGTGATCCCATCGAGAATGCTTTCGGCCAGCCCCGGCGTGTAGATCTCACCGTCCCGAACGAGAAAGACGTTCTCGCCCGGTCCTTCCGCGACGTTGCCCTCCTTGTTGAGGACGATCGCTTCGACGTAGCCGTTGCGTCGGGCCTCCTCACCAGCGAGCATGCTGTTCACGTACAGGCCGGTCGTTTTGGCGTTCGTCGGGATCTGGCTGGAGGCGTGCTTTCGCCACGAGGAGATCATCACGTCCACGCCCTCTTCGAGAGCCTCCTCACCGAGATACGTCCCCCACGGCCAACAGGCGATTGCGACTTGGGTCGGACAGCCAGCTGGACTCACGCCGAGGCTGTCATACCCATAGAAGGCGATCGGTCGCACGTAACACGATTCCAATCCTTGGCGGCGGATGAGTTCCGTCGTCGCGGTCGTCAGTTCCTTGCGGCTGTAGTCGATGTCGAGATCGTACGGTTTTGCGGACGCGTACAATCGATCGAGGTGTTCGTCCCACCGGAAGATTGCAGGACCGTTCTCGGTGTCATAACATCGGATGCCCTCGAACACACCGCTTCCGTAGTGTAATCCATGGGTCAGGACGTGGATCTGGGCGTCGTTCCAATCGACGAACTCCCCGTCCATCCAGATCGTGTCGACATCCATCTCAGCGAAACTCATGCCGTACTCTCAGTCTGGGGGGGTAATGAGTGTTGGCGGTTTTTGCCACGTCCCGATATGCTAGTTCATACCGTATTACAGCACCCAAACCGTCGATCACCGTTCGCTGTGTCACAACAGTCCCAACTACGATTTGTCCGCTGGGGCCACGAGCACCATCAGTTTGACACGGCCCACCGCGTCGAAATCCCTGAGGGCGTAAACGAGTTCACGGACCCGCCGGGCCTCTCCCCGACAGAACACCGCCTCCAGACACCACTCGCCCTGATGAGCATGGCTCGTCGCGCTGATAACGTCTTGAAACTCGTGCTGAACGGTGTGAAGCGGCTCGATGACGCGCTGGTGTTCGTAATCGAACGCGAGTAGCGCAACGACGGTGCCCGTCGTCGCTTCCAAGCGCTCGTGGCTTTCGGTGTACTCTCGTATGGCCTCCCGAACCGCCCGCGAGCGGGAGTCGTACCCCTCCGATCGCCACACCGCATCGAATGCTGCGAGATCCTCTTCCGGAATGTTCAGGCTCGTGCGCATAAACGATCATTGGAGGTCTAGGCAAAGGAAGCCCCGTTATTACGAGATCATCATCACCATCATAACAACATTATTATGGGTAACACTGTGATCGTGATTCATGCTCGGGGGGTCACTGTCGATAGTTGTGAGCACTATGGTGTTAGGATTTATTCATGGAGCTGAGCCCGGTCATGGCTGGCCCATCGCCGCAGTGTACGCGCTTGATCGTTCCAACCGTTGGCTCTCCGGTCTCGTTGCGGGTCTTCTCATCGGTGTCGGCCACCTCGTCAGTTCTATCGCCGTCGTCGGACTTTTCTTCTTGTTGAAGACGTACAGTGGTGTCTCCCAGTTCGGTTGGCTGCAGTACGTCGCCGGCGTGCTTCTCATCCTGCTCGGCGTTCACGAGTACCGGGCTGGTCACACGCACGATCATAGTCACGACCACGCGGGTGACACCGACCACGATCACCAACACGACACAGGTGGCTTGTCGGGTGAGGATCCGAGAGGGCTGTGGGGGATCACGAGCGCGGCGTTCGTGCTCGGGTTCGCTCACGAAGAGGAGTTCCAGATCATCGCTCTGTGTACGGGTTCTACGTACTGTCTCGAACTGATGATGGTGTACGCGGTGGCCGTGATCGTCGCGCTTCTCACGCTGACGCTGCTGTTGATCGGGGGGTTCGAGCGGTACGAGGAGCGGATCGAACGATACGCCGAGTATCTCCCGACGATGTCGGCGGCCGTGTTGATCCTCATGGGCTGTGGGTTCGTTGCCGGCGTGTTGTGAGCGATCGCGTACCGAGCTGTGCCGGTCGATACGAACACCGCTTGCCACAGATGCAACGCATAAATGGCGGGGGTCCAATATCCGGACAATGAACGGAAACGAGTTCGGTCGGCTTTTTCGGGTGACGACCCACGGCGAAAGCCACGGGCCGGCGATGGGTGTGACAGTGTCGGGCTGTCCGGCAGGGCTTGCCCTCTCGGCAGAAGACGTACAACGCGAACTCGATCGGCGAAAGCCCGGCCAGTCGATGATCACCACGAGCCGCGATGAACCGGACGCTGTCGAGATTCACAGCGGTCTCCAGGACGGCTACACGACGGGAACACCGATCGGGATGACGATCCAGAACAAAGATTCCAGATCCGGAAAGTACGAGCCGTTCGTCACTGCACCGCGGCCCAGTCACGGGGATTTCACCTATTCGGCGAAGTTCGGCACGCGCAACTGGGGGGGTGGCGGGCGCTCGTCAGCCCGGGAAACCGTTAACTGGGTCGCTGCTGGCGCGATCGCCGGGAAGATCCTCGAACGTGAGGGAATCGAGGTGAAAGCCCACGTCAACCAGATCGGTGAGATCCGAGCGCCAGACGTGTCGTTCGAGCAACTGCTCGAACACACAGAAGAGAATCCGGTGCGGTGTGCCCATCCCGAAACTGCCGAACGGATGCGCGAGCGCATCGAGGAGTACCAAGAGGCAGGTGACTCCATCGGTGGCTCGATCTACTTCGAGACCCGCGGCGTTCCGCGGGGATTGGGCGCGCCCCGGTTCGATTCGGTACCGGCGCGGCTGGGGCGAGCGCTGATGGCGGTCCCCGCTGCCACGGGCTTCGAGTTCGGATTGGGACGGTCGGCGCGCGAACGGACCGGCAGCGAACGCAACGAGGACTGGACCACCGACGAAGCAGGCGATCCCGTTCCGGTCGGCAACGACCATGGAGGCATCCAAGGCGGAATCACGACCGGTCAACCCATCTACGGCGAAGTGACCTTGCACGCTCCGACATCGATTCCCAAGCCCCAGACCACCGTCGACTGGGAAACCGGCGAACAAAAGGAGATTCAGGTGATCGGCCGCCACGATCCCGTCCTCCCACCCCGAGGGGTGCCCGTCGTCGAGGCGATGGTGAATCTCACGCTGGTTGATTTCCTGCTGTTGGGTGGTCGCCTCAATCCGGATCGACTCGACGACCAACCGGGCGAATACGACACCGCATATCACCCTCAGAGTCCCGAAAACAAGAAGGAAAACGAGTAGGGCAGCTCACCAGTAGGGGTTCGAGAGGAACCGACTCGACCGCACGCCCAACCCGATCAATCCGAGAACGATCGCGGCAACGAGTATCGTTGTGAGCGTCGTCGGTCCGGTGTACTGTCCGGTTTGGAGTCCGGTCTCGCCGAGCGTGAGCAGCGATCCGATCGTGGTGATCCCAATCACGAGTACGACGACCGCTCCGAGCAATCGTGTCCAGTTCATGTATTGGCGTTCGAAGCCGGGAGTATAAAGGTCTCGTCACACGCAGTATCTCTATAAGATGACCACGATTGCTGTTCTGTGTGATCCTCCCCGAGACGATCTCGTGTTGCCGGAGCTGCCGGCAACGTCACCGCTTTCTGCGAGTGAGGCGACAACGCTCTACACGGCGATGCTGAAAGACGTTTGCGTTGCTGTCGAAGCCAGCGGCGGCGACCTACTCGTCAACTACCGCCCGGAAGACGCTCTTCCCGACCACGGATCGGGAGCGGCGGACGGTGACGACGCCAAAGATGAGATCAAAGCGGCCATAGCGGGTTCCCTCTCAGAACCGGAGTCTGTCCGCTTTGAACGGCAGGTCGGTCAGACGTTTTCCGGACGGGCCGGAAACACGGCCACCCACCTCTTGGAACGAGAAGAAGCAGACTCGGTCGCCATCACCACGCCAACAGCGCCGTTTCTCTTCCGACAGCTGATCGACACCGCCGCGATGAAGCTGCGTCGGTCCTCGGTAGTGCTCGGTCCTGCGCCCGGTGGTCGGGTGTACTACGCTGGGTTCACCGAAACGATCGACTTCGCCGACGCCTACGACGCTCCCGCCCTTGAGACGGTAACCGACCGCGCGATCGACGCCGGCAACGAAGTGGATTTCCTCGATATGAACCCGCTCCTCGAAACCGGTTCCGATCTCCTCGACGTCGTGGCGCTGCTTCGCGCTCGACAGCGCGCCGGCCGGATCATTCCAGAACACACGACAACAGCGATCGAAGCCTTCGGGCTGTCCACCGACGGGACCGACCTACAGCGGTCCGACGACCGTTAGTATTTAATCACCGGCGGCGGTAGGAGGGAGTGAAGCAATCGTGGTGGGGTGGCGGAGTGGACTAACGCGCCTGTCTTGAAAACAGGTGGCCTCACGGCCTCATGGGTTCGAATCCCATCCCCACCGTGGTCGGATCGAAGCCATAAGACGCTCGTGTTCGTCGTCTACCATGTTGTAGGAGGGGTATGTATGAGCACTGATCCGTTTCGCCCACTCATATGGTTCTCATCGTCGAGTTCGAGTTGAGTTCGGATCGATTGCCGCTGACAGACGTCGCAGCGGCTGCTCCAAGCGTCGTTCTCCGGGTCGATGACATTCTCGTTTCTGAACGCAATCGTCCGGTCCTCGTTTTATGGGCCGAGAGCGAGACGTTCGAATCGCTCGAAACGGCACTCGAAGCTTCCGAGCGAACTACCCACAGCGTGCTCGGAACGACCGAGCAGCGTCGTCTTTACCGCGTGGAGCTAGCCGAACGAACGCCACCCATCTATACGGAGTTCATTCGGTTGGATACTGCTCCGGTCGACGCGAGGATTACGCCAAGCGGCTGGCAGGCCCGAACACGATTTTCCGACCGGCAAGCGCTCGCCCAGTTTTACGAATCGTGTACGGAACACGATATTTCATTCCGTCTCGACCGAGTCTTCGAAGCAACACCGGACACCGACGACGAGTACGGACTCACGCAGAAACAGCGCGAGACGTTGATCGCTGCGCACGAGGCGGGTTATTTCGCGGTTCCCCGAACCTGTTCGCTCGCGGAGATCGGCGAACAGCTCGACGTCTCCGCACCCTCGGTTTCCGAACGGCTGCGCCGGGCATTGGACCGACTCGTCCGCCACACCGTCCGTCTCGATGAGCACGGATAAACACCACAACGTGTTAGGCCGGGCGCTCGTCCGCTCTCGGATCGTACTCGTGGTTGTGATGTCGGACATACCACCGATGCAGATCGATACCGACGCACGGCCGTTCAGATACTACCGTCACGCCGTCGAGAAACACTGGGACCCTCACGAGATCGATCTCACCGTGGATCGAGACGGTATTGCCGAACTCGATGATGCAGCGTTCGAGGGGCTCAAACGCGC
The sequence above is drawn from the Halocatena salina genome and encodes:
- a CDS encoding M24 family metallopeptidase — its product is MPPTYPRLSSHLEQTNTDGYLIEADGDDSNQYYLSGYHAPDDFVTLYADGDVSLLVSGLEYTRAKADSDTDAVRQLSEFDYWEKAEKMDPRNARKLVTADFLADAGIESVTVPASFPTSTADVLRDQGIDVVWDEEYVLTAVRAVKSEREIAHIEETQRANEEAMAVAEDLLERAAVEDGVLHLDNEVLTSEAVRERIEIALLEQECGMSDCIVASGAAAARGHDSGSGPLEANAPIIIDIFPRHKRTRYFADMTRTFVKGEPSDRIEEWYELAHEAYEAALATLQAGVSGEAVDDAVCDVFEAEGYPTLRTDRSTTDGFNHSTGHGVGLDVHEAPHLAQQGEELEAGHVVTVEPGLYEQGTGGVRIEDLLVVTDDGYENLTEYPTDLRVV
- a CDS encoding CopG family ribbon-helix-helix protein, giving the protein MRTSLNIPEEDLAAFDAVWRSEGYDSRSRAVREAIREYTESHERLEATTGTVVALLAFDYEHQRVIEPLHTVQHEFQDVISATSHAHQGEWCLEAVFCRGEARRVRELVYALRDFDAVGRVKLMVLVAPADKS
- a CDS encoding AbrB/MazE/SpoVT family DNA-binding domain-containing protein, with translation MSTEETTVSDRRMVTIPASFCQRLDIEPGDKLRWDIDEEGSLKVAVVKQRYGAFDDFEPVPMGGGGGETHDLAGYEETAFSEDA
- a CDS encoding type II toxin-antitoxin system VapC family toxin; the protein is MVVAAVDTGVLIGMADSDDHRHDVAREITRGIDHGDLPTGRVTNYVVLETLNWIHARQHHETAVETYERLHESAGFEIVHAAQKDFTRAVELFETYDSLAFGDATITAYMEREEIEYLYSFDDDFDAIEDLTRLETPGDPL
- a CDS encoding helix-turn-helix domain-containing protein; the encoded protein is MVLIVEFELSSDRLPLTDVAAAAPSVVLRVDDILVSERNRPVLVLWAESETFESLETALEASERTTHSVLGTTEQRRLYRVELAERTPPIYTEFIRLDTAPVDARITPSGWQARTRFSDRQALAQFYESCTEHDISFRLDRVFEATPDTDDEYGLTQKQRETLIAAHEAGYFAVPRTCSLAEIGEQLDVSAPSVSERLRRALDRLVRHTVRLDEHG
- a CDS encoding GNAT family N-acetyltransferase → MLFPETIETERLRLDRLSHAVDVIEYYECCSHHEPGIEEITRYLPWNPHETVKDTHDYLASMEEEWNEGTRAEYVIRPKDGEDGAGQIAGSAGLLCRWEQDLGLPAIWLRKRFWGRGYSGERADALLELAFDRLDLGVVAIPLHSDNENSYRAVEKYVNRHGGRYEGLLRNHASRYDEPADHHRFSISQTEYEAHHDG
- the aroC gene encoding chorismate synthase; translated protein: MNGNEFGRLFRVTTHGESHGPAMGVTVSGCPAGLALSAEDVQRELDRRKPGQSMITTSRDEPDAVEIHSGLQDGYTTGTPIGMTIQNKDSRSGKYEPFVTAPRPSHGDFTYSAKFGTRNWGGGGRSSARETVNWVAAGAIAGKILEREGIEVKAHVNQIGEIRAPDVSFEQLLEHTEENPVRCAHPETAERMRERIEEYQEAGDSIGGSIYFETRGVPRGLGAPRFDSVPARLGRALMAVPAATGFEFGLGRSARERTGSERNEDWTTDEAGDPVPVGNDHGGIQGGITTGQPIYGEVTLHAPTSIPKPQTTVDWETGEQKEIQVIGRHDPVLPPRGVPVVEAMVNLTLVDFLLLGGRLNPDRLDDQPGEYDTAYHPQSPENKKENE
- a CDS encoding branched-chain amino acid transaminase, encoding MSFAEMDVDTIWMDGEFVDWNDAQIHVLTHGLHYGSGVFEGIRCYDTENGPAIFRWDEHLDRLYASAKPYDLDIDYSRKELTTATTELIRRQGLESCYVRPIAFYGYDSLGVSPAGCPTQVAIACWPWGTYLGEEALEEGVDVMISSWRKHASSQIPTNAKTTGLYVNSMLAGEEARRNGYVEAIVLNKEGNVAEGPGENVFLVRDGEIYTPGLAESILDGITRQTVITLARERGYTVHHNAAISRGELYTADELFFTGSAAEVTPIRTVDDTQIGTGTRGPVTEDLQSAFFDLVERRVDDHDEWFHYVNE